Proteins from a single region of Octopus bimaculoides isolate UCB-OBI-ISO-001 chromosome 11, ASM119413v2, whole genome shotgun sequence:
- the LOC106870965 gene encoding uncharacterized protein LOC106870965 isoform X3 — translation MWHKIWDTAVGFHKRYIRPVWNRAPYSKLKEICDESEVEMSTTGVYCASVTDTSVSNEPPNVNRFENKTPNSSVSAMSMRQGFDEPDAGFHRSDFPMAYAPSITPTKNSTITDIKNALPFPAKRPSYHHVQEEADKIEVLGQDGYQSVNLECTATSEHKGSSDHIKQCQTSPDVEVTVEEITPSSAKIEKKSKSRRKRCIIS, via the coding sequence ATGTGGCATAAAATCTGGGATACAGCTGTAGGTTTCCACAAAAGATACATTAGGCCTGTTTGGAACCGTGCACCGTAtagtaaactgaaagaaatctgtgaTGAAAGTGAAGTAGAGATGTCAACAACAGGCGTTTACTGTGCTAGTGTTACTGATACCTCTGTCTCCAATGAACCCCCAAATGTTAACAGGTTTGAAAACAAAACACCTAATTCCTCTGTTTCCGCCATGTCCATGAGACAAGGATTTGATGAACCTGATGCTGGCTTTCATCGTTCGGACTTTCCGATGGCATATGCACCTTCCATCACACCAACAAAGAATTCTACAATTACGGACATTAAAAATGCACTTCCTTTCCCTGCAAAGAGACCGTCTTACCATCATGTCCAAGAAGAAGCGGATAAAATCGAAGTGCTAGGTCAAGACGGTTACCAAAGTGTAAACTTAGAATGTACAGCAACTTCCGAACATAAAGGAAGCTCCGACCATATCAAGCAATGCCAGACATCTCCAGATGTCGAAGTCACAGTCGAAGAAATTACTCCGTCTTCCGCCAAAATCGAAAAGAAATCGAAGTCGCGTCGAAAAagg